A region of Labeo rohita strain BAU-BD-2019 chromosome 2, IGBB_LRoh.1.0, whole genome shotgun sequence DNA encodes the following proteins:
- the slc25a36a gene encoding solute carrier family 25 member 36-A translates to MSQRDTLVHLFAGGCGGTVGAILTCPLEVVKTRLQSSSVTLYISEVQLSTVNGASVARMSPPGPLHCLKLILEKEGPRSLFRGLGPNLVGVAPSRAIYFAAYSTAKEKLNNVFDPDSTQVHMLSAGLAGFTAITATNPIWLIKTRLQLDARNRGERRMSAFECVRRVYQSDGLRGFYRGMSASYAGISETVIHFVIYESIKRKLIESKANANMDDEDESVKDASDFVGMMLAAATSKTCATSIAYPHEVIRTRLREEGSKYRSFFQTLNMVVREEGYRALYRGLTTHLVRQIPNTAIMMCTYELVVYLLNG, encoded by the exons ATGAGTCAGAGGGACACCCTGGTTCATCTGTTTGCTGGAGG CTGTGGTGGCACTGTAGGTGCGATTCTGACATGTCCGTTGGAGGTGGTGAAGACGAGGCTGCAGTCTTCTTCAGTGACTCTTTATATCTCTGAGGTTCAGCTCAGCACTGTGAATGGGGCCAGTGTGGCCCGCATGTCCCCACCGGGACCTCTGCACTGTCTCAA gTTAATACTGGAGAAAGAAGGTCCTCGCTCACTCTTTAGGGGGCTGGGGCCCAACTTGGTGGGAGTGGCTCCATCCAG AGCAATTTATTTTGCTGCCTACTCCACAGCCAAAGAGAAGCTGAACAATGTTTTTGATCCCGACTCCACACAGGTGCACATGCTGTCTGCCGGTTTAGCAG GGTTCACTGCCATTACAGCAACCAACCCGATCTGGCTTATAAAGACTCGATTGCAGCTCGATGCCAG GAACCGTGGAGAACGGCGCATGAGTGCATTTGAGTGTGTCCGGCGGGTCTATCAGTCAGATGGGTTACGGGGATTCTACAGGGGCATGTCTGCATCTTATGCTGGCATATCAGAGACTGTCATCCACTTTGTCATCTATGAAAGCATTAAACGCAAACTCATTGAGTCCAAGGCCAACGCTAACATGGATGATGAAGATGAATCTGTAAAAGACGCTTCGGACTTTGTCGGTATGATGCTGGCTGCTGCCACATCCAAGACCTGTGCCACTTCAATTGCTTATCCTCATG AGGTTATTCGTACCAGACTACGTGAGGAGGGCAGCAAGTATCGTTCGTTCTTCCAAACTCTAAATATGGTGGTCCGGGAGGAGGGTTACAGAGCGCTGTACCGAGGCCTCACTACTCACCTGGTCCGACAGATCCCTAACACTGCTATTATGATGTGCACCTATGAGCTGGTGGTCTACCTGCTCAATGGTTaa